In Tistrella bauzanensis, one genomic interval encodes:
- a CDS encoding disulfide bond formation protein B gives MTMSNRRPRVTDRLGARFTARGIEPVVPFIGAGSLSLLAGALAFQYLGGLAPCVMCLWQRWPHLVVVLVAGAVTALAPARRVQGAALAVMALALLVTAGLGLYHVGVEQGWVTASAACTISGASPDGPTDIAALRAAIAGAPRAACTDIAWSLLGISMAGWNALISVLLAGIAAGGARHIFKR, from the coding sequence ATGACCATGTCGAACAGACGCCCCAGGGTGACCGACCGCCTTGGCGCGCGCTTCACCGCCCGTGGCATTGAACCGGTGGTGCCGTTCATCGGCGCCGGCAGCCTGTCGCTGCTGGCCGGCGCGCTGGCCTTTCAATATCTGGGCGGACTGGCACCCTGCGTGATGTGCCTGTGGCAGCGCTGGCCGCATCTGGTGGTGGTGCTGGTGGCGGGTGCCGTCACGGCACTGGCGCCCGCGCGGCGCGTGCAGGGCGCCGCCCTGGCGGTGATGGCGCTGGCGCTGCTGGTGACGGCAGGGCTCGGGCTCTATCATGTCGGCGTCGAACAGGGCTGGGTCACGGCCAGCGCCGCCTGCACGATCAGCGGCGCCAGCCCCGATGGCCCAACCGACATCGCGGCCTTGCGGGCCGCCATCGCCGGCGCGCCGCGTGCCGCCTGCACCGATATCGCCTGGTCGTTGCTGGGCATCAGCATGGCCGGATGGAATGCGCTGATCTCGGTGCTGCTGGCCGGGATTGCCGCGGGCGGTGCCCGCCACATCTTCAAACGCTAG